From Montipora foliosa isolate CH-2021 chromosome 6, ASM3666993v2, whole genome shotgun sequence, a single genomic window includes:
- the LOC138007300 gene encoding arsenite methyltransferase-like, translating to MTSNVEEKVKENVKDYYGKRLKDSDDLQTNACKFDGQNMSPAVKSALKLVHMEVSSKFYGCGLVVPEALEGMHILDLGSGSGQDCFVLSKLVGENGHVTGVDMTKEQVDVANKYVDYHAEQFGYSKPNTDFKLGEMEHLSEVGIQDNSIDIIISNCVVNLTADKKVVLKEAHRVLKDGGEVYFSDVYTDTKLSEEARNDEVLWGECVSGALHWKELVEMCKEVGFSGPHLVTARTFEVEPKLRRPLGEALFVSATYRLYKVPQDDPSEAGSLVTYKGSMEENPEEFKFNVCYTLTKTPTLVSADVATVLRVSRFGKHVEFHPLDPGTNAPADDVYSAADPFAYCVANNVKKASGGCCPKPTEQKSGGGCRPKSAEKESACDAKRPKIESKGTCC from the exons ATGACTTCTAACGTTGAagaaaaagtaaaggaaaatgTGAAGGACTACTATGGTAAAAGGTTGAAAGATTCCGACGATTTGCAAACTAATGCATGCAAATTCGATGGGCAGAATATGTCTCCAGCCGTGAAAAGTGCTCTGAAACTGGTTCACATGGAGGTTTCCAGCAA GTTTTATGGTTGTGGCTTAGTTGTCCCTGAAGCCCTGGAGGGAATGCATATCTTGGATCTTGGCAGTGGATCCGGACAGGATTGCTTTGTTCTCAGTAAACTTGTTGGTGAAAATGGTCATGTGACTGGAGTGGATATGACAAAGGAACAG GTTGATGTCGCAAACAAGTATGTAGATTACCATGCAGAACAATTTGGATACTCAAAGccaaacactgattttaaactTGGTGAAATGGAACACCTGTCTGAAGTTGGTATTCAGGACAATTCTATTGACATAATCAT TTCAAACTGTGTTGTCAACCTGACTGCCGACAAGAAGGTTGTCCTGAAAGAAGCTCATAGAGTTCTCAAG GACGGAGGTGAAGTATACTTCAGTGATGTTTACACAGACACCAAACTCTCTGAGGAAGCCAGGAATGATGAAGTACTTTGGG GCGAATGTGTTTCTGGAGCCTTACACTGGAAGGAGCTGGTTGAAATGTGCAAAGAAGTGGGCTTCAGTGGACCACACTTAGTGACAGCTAGAACATTTGAAGTAGAACCAAAACTCAGGAGACCTTTGG GTGAGGCACtgtttgtgtcggctacgtatCGTCTCTATAAAGTTCCTCAAGATGATCCATCAGAAGCAGGTTCGCTGGTGACATACAAAG GTTCCATGGAAGAAAACCCCGAGGAGTTCAAGTTTAATGTTTGTTATACACTCACG AAAACTCCAACGTTGGTGTCAGCTGATGTAGCAACTGTTCTAAGAGTTTCAAGATTTGGGAAGCACGTTGAATTCCATCCATTGGATCCTGGAACGAATGCTCCTGCTGATGATGTTTACAGTGCTGCAGATCCTTTTGCATACTGTGTGGCAAATAATGTTAAAAAGGCATCTGGGGGATGTTGTCCTAAGCCCACTGAACAGAAAAGTGGTGGTGGCTGTCGCCCCAAATCTGCTGAAAAGGAGAGTGCTTGTGACGCTAAACGCCCCAAGATAGAAAGTAAAGGAACATGTTGCTGA